Proteins from a single region of Carassius gibelio isolate Cgi1373 ecotype wild population from Czech Republic chromosome A5, carGib1.2-hapl.c, whole genome shotgun sequence:
- the sema4c gene encoding semaphorin-4C — translation MGCAKVLLVMFVISFEKGICVSWNPVPRKTVKYNDVHDSMARFRAVGVWNYTMLTLAEHERVLYVGAREHIFALDPNDISRQLRPQIEWSAPVEKKRECAAKGKNNQTECFNYIRFLQSYNHTHLYTCGTYAFQPKCIYINADYFTLDSATLEDGKGKCPYDPAKGHTGLIVDKELYSATLNNFLGTEPVILRNLGQQHYSMKSEYLPAWLNEPNFVGSALVRESRNSKDGDDDKIYFFFSERAVELDCDSDLTVARVARVCKGDLGGTRTLQKKWTTFQKARLMCSFPERHITFNNLRAVFTLPGADWRSTSFYGIFHAQWGDVDVSAVCQYQIAEVKNVFDGPYKEYREPSQRWGRYTGTVPSPRPGACITNFDRENGYNSSLQLPDATLNFAKKHPLMEDRAEARPLLLTKGINFTRLAVDRVSSLDQGSYNMLFIGTADGWLQRVVILGSEAHVIEEIQLFDRQQPVDSLTISHSKKYLYIGSRSEVLQLPLANCSRYHSQPDCLLSRDPYCAWDSEGRACVRIDLHRGSTSTLSQDLMLERFNRGKAKFDKPFSIPSPDHSRLRNVTVVVGSDLVLPCRLVSNLAQPFWELNERELALVEGEAMGPRFDRALRALVIPQAGPHQAGRYICYSEEQGVKFQTERYQVAVVASAPVFMEARAPDGSMGLFWVLVITLGAACLLLLIVSLYLRRRLKLALGKGAEMKPLESTLVYPITLPKEPPSRPSFVPSKMANDEDRFWETGANYYYSDGSLKIVPGHAMCSTGSSASPSTIPGQPIHSPSRLSLTNIRNSGTNGYIRLNLSTAGEERTSMGTGMGIGMGSGLGLGGRENDYTSPFKEELRKTLQQRSVLPDANPEESSV, via the exons ATGGGCTGTGCGAAAGTTCTTCTTGTGATGTTCGTGATCAGCTTTGAAAAGGGGATTTGCGTCAGTTGGAACCCCGTCCCACGCAAGACAGTTAAATATAATG ATGTGCACGACAGTATGGCGAGGTTTCGTGCTGTTGGGGTGTGGAACTACACCATGTTGACCCTGGCAGAGCATGAGAGGGTTTTGTACGTGGGCGCCAGAGAGCACATCTTCGCCCTGGATCCCAACGACATCAGCAGACAGCTTCGACCACAG aTTGAGTGGTCTGCTCCTGTGGAAAAGAAAAGAGAGTGCGCAGCGAAGGGGAAGAATAACCAG ACTGAGTGCTTCAACTACATTCGCTTCCTGCAGAGCTACAACCACACACACCTGTACACGTGTGGGACGTACGCCTTCCAGCCCAAATGCATCTATATT AATGCAGATTATTTCACTCTGGATAGCGCCACCCTGGAGGACGGCAAGGGAAAGTGCCCCTACGACCCTGCCAAAGGTCATACAGGCCTCATTGTTG ACAAAGAGTTGTACTCTGCCACCCTCAATAACTTTCTGGGCACAGAGCCCGTAATCCTGAGAAACCTGGGACAACAACATTACAGCATGAAGAGTGAATACCTGCCGGCTTGGCTCAACG AGCCAAACTTTGTGGGTTCGGCATTGGTCCGGGAGAGCCGCAACAGTAAAGATGGAGATGATGATAAGATCTACTTCTTCTTTAGCGAGAGAGCTGTGGAGCTGGACTGCGACAGCGATCTGACAGTGGCACGGGTGGCACGTGTGTGTAAG GGAGACCTGGGCGGCACACGGACCCTACAGAAGAAGTGGACCACCTTCCAGAAAGCTCGGCTGATGTGTTCTTTCCCCGAGCGCCACATCACCTTCAATAACCTGCGTGCCGTCTTCACCCTGCCCGGGGCGGACTGGAGGAGCACTAGCTTCTACGGCATCTTCCACGCGCAGTG GGGGGATGTGGATGTGTCTGCTGTGTGTCAGTACCAGATCGCAGAGGTGAAAAATGTGTTCGATGGGCCGTATAAGGAATACAGGGAGCCGTCTCAGCGATGGGGCCGATACACTGGCACCGTGCCCAGTCCACGACCTGGAGCG TGCATTACAAACTTTGACAGGGAAAACGGCTACAACAGTTCTCTACAGCTGCCTGACGCTACGCTAAACTTTGCCAAGAAGCATCCGCTAATGGAAGACCGGGCAGAAGCTCGCCCCCTGCTGCTTACTAAAGGGATCAACTTCACCCGACTAGCTGTGGACAGAGTGAGCTCGCTGGACCAGGGATCCTACAACATGCTCTTCATAGGCACAG CGGATGGATGGCTCCAGCGCGTTGTGATTTTGGGTTCAGAGGCTCATGTGATAGAAGAGATCCAGCTGTTTGATCGGCAGCAACCAGTGGACAGCCTCACCATCTCGCACAGCAAA AAGTATTTGTACATTGGCTCCCGCTCGGAGGTTCTTCAGCTGCCCTTGGCAAACTGCAGCCGGTACCATTCACAGCCAGACTGCCTGCTGTCCCGAGACCCGTACTGTGCCTGGGACAGCGAGGGACGCGCATGTGTCCGCATCGACCTCCACCGCGG CTCTACATCCACACTCTCGCAGGACCTCATGCTGGAGAGGTTCAACCGAGGAAAAGCCAAGTTTGATAAGCCCTTCTCCATCCCCAGTCCTG ATCATTCGAGGTTGAGAAATGTGACTGTGGTTGTCGGGTCAGATCTGGTATTGCCCTGCCGTCTGGTTTCCAACTTGGCCCAGCCCTTCTGGGAGCTCAACGAACGTGAGCTCGCTCTGGTAGAAGGTGAGGCCATGGGGCCGCGATTCGACCGAGCCCTCCGTGCCCTCGTTATCCCCCAAGCGGGTCCCCATCAAGCAGGCCGCTACATCTGCTATTCAGAGGAGCAGGGCGTGAAGTTCCAGACGGAGAGATATCAGGTTGCGGTGGTAGCCAGCGCGCCCGTCTTCATGGAGGCCCGCGCTCCTGATGGCAGCATGGGTTTGTTCTGGGTCCTGGTGATCACTTTGGGTGCTGCTTGTCTGTTGCTGCTGATCGTGTCTTTGTACCTTCGTAGAAGACTGAAGTTGGCACTGGGCAAAGGGGCAGAAATGAAGCCGCTGGAGAGCACATTAGTGTACCCCATTACTTTACCCAAAGAGCCTCCCAGCCGGCCGTCATTTGTGCCAAGCAAGATGGCGAACGACGAGGATCGCTTCTGGGAAACAGGGGCCAATTACTACTACTCGGACGGCTCCCTGAAAATCGTGCCTGGGCATGCAATGTGCTCCACCGGAAGCTCGGCATCTCCGAGCACCATTCCCGGTCAGCCCATTCACTCGCCAAGCAGGTTGAGCCTCACCAACATTCGGAACTCCGGCACCAACGGATACATCCGCCTGAACCTGAGCACGGCCGGAGAGGAGAGAACGAGCATGGGAACGGGAATGGGAATTGGAATGGGGAGCGGACTCGGGCTGGGCGGCCGAGAGAATGATTACACCAGTCCGTTCAAAGAGGAGCTCCGGAAAACTCTGCAGCAGAGGAGCGTGCTTCCCGACGCCAATCCCGAGGAGTCTTCTGTGTAG